In Hemibagrus wyckioides isolate EC202008001 linkage group LG12, SWU_Hwy_1.0, whole genome shotgun sequence, the genomic stretch GGTCACACTCGGGACTGAGGATACACAGAGAGCCTCCACTCACCACCGACACGTCATCAGAGTCCTCCTGAGCCAGCCAATCACAAAACACCTGTGTTAGCCGGTACAGTGGAGGGGCGGGGctaaactgctgatctcttcAGATTAGCTAAAGCCACAAGGTTTTTAAATTTTACAGAATGGAGATAGATGTTATTTAAACAAAGTGTGTGATATAAAGGAAGAGTGTCTGAAGCTCCAAGATGGTTGATAATATGAGCACACTCATttcctctcagtgtgtgtgtgtgtgtgtgtgtggttgggttTGCGTTACTCCTCTGTAACACAATCCAGGTGCTGCTTCACTtcatcattatttcatttctctgCTATTTCTTCTGCAAcacctcctctttctctctctctctctctctccattcctcagTCTTTCTCActtgttctcttcctctttttttatcCCTTTGTCAGTCATTCTTCCTTCATCAGTTCTTTCTCCTGCAGTACCTTGTAGTGTATTAGTTCTGATTCCTGACACAGCAGCAGAACTTCATTCATTAGTATTAGTAATGTGAGCACACAGACGTGACCTTCAGAACCTTCCTCCTTAAAACTTTACAAGAACTTTAGAATCAAAGACAGGAGGAGCACCAAAGCCAGCATATAGTTAAGGAGCTGGTCATCAGCCTGGACCCCCAAGGTCAGGGAGAGGGAAGAGATCACGTGAGCTCTGCCTTCTGACTGAGACTGGGCCCGTGTTGTGTCCCTGGAAAGCACTGGGCagcttttgtttttatacacaacCCTTTACACAGCTCCTGCTCTATCTCAGGTCTGGATGAGCTGTGAACATTCCAGATCTTTTACCACACTGTAAAACATCATTCTCTGTAACGCCAGTGTTCATGACAGGTTTTGGATATTGAACTCAAGTTTTCAAAAATGAACCTAATGACAGTAATCCATGCCAGTGCATGAGCAGCTTGTCAGGGTGGAAACAGGAGCTGGGTGACTGCACAGGGAGGATGGAGAACATCcacatctctcctctccttggTGTGCTGCTGCTCCTTCACCCAgcagatggagagatgatggcAGGAAGTCACTGAGTAGAAGCTCAGGATGTTAATGTATAAAGAACTAACAGGAGCATATTCTTCTCACAGAGACTTAGCTGCTTGAATCCAAATagatttaaacacaaacaggtgGAAGGCGGTCATGACGCATGATGGAATAGATGTTTAGTAGAGCCATGGTCAGTCCAGGATCTCCATGAATCTGTATGAAGGTGAAACTCCTCTGCATACAGAACTGCCCATGAGCAGGAGCGTACAGCTGGAGCTGATCTGGATGTCTGTGACTGACCTGTAACACTCTGCTCATAAACGTACATCTGTGATGTACGGTGATGTAGTGCTTGAGTGCTTCAGGTTTTGTAGATAAACCTCCTTAGTGAGGACTGAGAGAGGTTCCTCTGTTTCTTCTGTTTATAATCCATCTAATTCCTTGTCTCTCTAAACCTTTATCTTGTTATGGATTTGTTTCCATGTGCAGTGGTCAGTTAAAGTGGTCagttaaataaatcagaattgacaattttgctgttatttttccCCACATTTCCCCCAGTTACACAAATGATTCCTCAGTATCAATCCCCACATTTCTCTCTTCGTCCattctgtgtttttctcctcctcaccTTGGTGCTCGGGTCCTTCTCCTCTCTGCTGCTGCTCTCGCTGACCGGCTTCAcctgctcaggtgtgtgtgtaggtgtgtgtgtgtgcaggtgcttGAGACGAAGGCACTCGTGGCAGCGTGACGAATCGAAGATGTTGGGCTggaactggacacacacacgctcatcccCGGTGAAGGGCATGATGGGTAATGggcagcgcacacacacacacacagatgtataaCACTGAGGAAagatagagaacacacacacacacacgattgcTTTCAATATATTACAGTGTCAATTAAAATACTATTAATTCACCAAAAAATCAAAgtacatttaatattaataataaaatacacaataattgaaaatggaaaaaacaaCTATATAATCTTCAATAAAAACGATATcctactaacaacaacaacaacaataataataataataataataataataataaacaacccATTATTAAGACACTGGTTTAGCAGGTTAATGTCACAgtgatctaacacacacacacacacacctttccacAGACCAGCAATTCTAAGATTTAACCTTAACAGGAAGAAATAATATTTCCTGTGGCCGTGTCCAGGCCTTACCTGCTGCTGTCcccctgtgagtgtgtgtgtgtgtgtgtgtgtgtgagagagagagagagagagagagagagagagtgacagcagCATGTCTCTTCCCCAGCCTGttactcattctcacacacgtGTCCTATTGGCTGCTATGACAATAGCAGTAACTGGATTAGATCTGACGGACATTTTGGTTCTGATTACAGTCCACTCTCAGCTCCGGTCAGTGACCAGTGAGGAGCCAAAATGGCTGCCGATGCAGACCTGGGGTCAGGATTAAATATCAGAAAGTGACATGAGCCGACGAGCAGATGGTACACGCtgcctcagacacacacacacacacatatatacatacacactcatgcatacacacacaccaacatgtacacatacatatacacacacacaactttattaACAGTGAAatccctcactccatcactcactctggATTAAATAATACAGCTGCAGGAAGAGTGGCCTGGAAACATGACTTTTATTAACAATATAATAGAAAACATTTAGAAACATGTGGCACtgaatctctcacacacagcattcGTCTTGATCATCTTCATCTTGTAGTTAAGATATGGCATTTTTATGTCTGAGATCAACATGTAAATTTACTCAAAATTACATatctgtggcagtgtgtgtttcaaCTGTAcacttctaacacacacacacacacacacacacagctctcagccaatcagaacacagtgtACAAAGAAAGCTGCTGTATTTGATGGAACGAGATGCAGCACACCTGATCCAGGTGattaaggctgtgtgtgtgtgtgtgtgtttccttctaACATGGTTCTGTAATATTGTGAAGTTCAGCACTAAGATGATGTCATCATCCCAACACCAAAAGAATAACAGTTCAGTCTGCTCTCAGCTCTCAGTGTTGCATATGGTGCTTCTCTAGTTACCATGACAACTGTCCACGCCCCATGGCGGTGTCTGTACTGGAGCAGAACAGGACAGACGTCAGGAGTGACCGGGTTCCAAACCCACAGGAGGAACCCCAGAAGAGCATGCAGGGTTCTGGAAGCACACAGAGCTTCTGAGGAGATGTCATGGATTCCAGGATGGAGAAACCACTCCACAAAGTTTCTATAAACAGTGTAACacgtttgtttgtgttttcagtgtggtggtggtggtggtgttgatcaGCAGCTCCTCAGTCCTGACTCCGCTCCTTCCTGCCTGTTCTCTTGCGCCTCTGCTTCTTTGTTGTTTTGCCAAGGCGGTGCTTGTTGCCCACGGCAACCGACGACTTCCTGTCCCCCTGCTGACTCCGCCCCCGGCTGTCCTGTTTACcttttctgttcttcttctGTTTGGTGAAGGAGTTGAGCGATGCTGAGAGAGACTGGATCCTAATGACCACAAGAtcaaagaaatgaaaaggaGATACAACAGATACAAAAACTCATCatgaagacagaaagacaaagaaagaaagaaagaaagaaagaaagaaagaaactacaggaacagaaagagagatgaaggtGAATCTGTATTAAACAGAGGATTACTTTTTGGACAGCAGAGGATTTCCAGCTTTCCTGGGTAAAGCTTCTACTCtctcctcttcatcacctctctcatcaccaccaccatcacctcctgCTGCCTTCTACAGAAgaaacacatcatcatcatcatcatcatcaccacctttaccaccatcaccaccatcatcatcatcaccacctttatcaccatcaccaccatcatcatcaccacctttaccaccatcaccacctttaTCACCAttacaaccaccaccatcaccacctttatcaccatcaccaccaccaccatcacctttatcaccatcacctttatcaccaccaccatcacctttatcaccatcaccatcaccaccaccaccatcacctttatcaccatcacctttatcaccaccaccatcacctttatcaccatcacctttatcaccatcaccatcaccaccaccaccatcacctttatcaccatcaccaccatcatcatcatcatcaccagagTGTACTGCACCAGAAGTCCTCACATGATTGGTCAGAGCCTCCAGCAGTTGAGCACCAGACAGGTCGAGGTCACTGATGGTTGTCACGGTAACAGTGTGGTTGGGATGGTCATACTGCACAGACTCCGTGGTTGaggtgatgacatcatcaagtTCATCTGCATCTTCTACAAACAAACATCAAAGGGTTTAGGAGAATATCTTTAAATcacaaagaaatgaaacacacacacacccttacaccccccacacacacacccttacaccccccacacccctacacacacacacacccttacaccccccacacccctacacacacacacacccttacacccccctacacacacacccttacaccccccacacacccccccccacccc encodes the following:
- the nol12 gene encoding nucleolar protein 12, which produces MGKPRKHGQFKDGNKHKHKPGFKNRQNKRLVMFDDKDRHEFLTGFHKRKVERRKAAVEEIKNKLKEEQKRVREERHKEYLKMLKERKEALEDADELDDVITSTTESVQYDHPNHTVTVTTISDLDLSGAQLLEALTNHKAAGGDGGGDERGDEEERVEALPRKAGNPLLSKKIQSLSASLNSFTKQKKNRKGKQDSRGRSQQGDRKSSVAVGNKHRLGKTTKKQRRKRTGRKERSQD